The proteins below are encoded in one region of Triticum aestivum cultivar Chinese Spring chromosome 1B, IWGSC CS RefSeq v2.1, whole genome shotgun sequence:
- the LOC123078385 gene encoding uncharacterized protein — protein PITFDHLDYSRSIRNEGWTALILDPIIDGLQFTQVLMDGGSDLNLLYPDTIRKLGIDPTKIRHSRTSFKGVTPGPYAKSMGSSLLEVVFGPPDNFRHENLLFHVAPFQSSHQALLGREAFARFNTIPHYASLTLKMPGPRGIISLQGRSRPRTRLGESGTNKPWAS, from the coding sequence ccaattacttttgaccacctggattattccagaagtattcgaaacgaaggatggactgctctgatattggatcctataatcgacggactacaatttacacaagtcctaatggatggcggcagcgatttaaacctgctatatccggacacaatccgcaagttggggatagaccctactaaaattcgccatagccgcacttccttcaaaggagtaacgccagggcCTTACGCCAAGTCCATGGGCTCCtcactactagaagttgtgttcggtccACCCGACAACTTCCGTCACGAAAATCTACTCTTCCATGTCGCCCCATTtcaaagtagccatcaagcactattgggacgtgaagcttttgcccgctttaacacaataccgcactACGCGTCCCTTACactaaaaatgcccggtccacgcggcatcatctccttacAAGGTCgctcaagaccccggacacggctaggcgagtccggcaCAAATAAACCATGGGCTTCCTAG